In Glycine max cultivar Williams 82 chromosome 4, Glycine_max_v4.0, whole genome shotgun sequence, the genomic stretch ATTTAGATTGATGTATTCTCAATTttcaagtaattaataaattgaattaaagatttgtgagatgaaaaattaaaagcaaattgacataaaaattaaactaatatcTAAAATAGGCAAGaccaagaaaaacaaacaatttgGGGGTTGTGATGCGAATGTTGATTCAGAATGCAAATATGTTGGAGTCTAGCTTACTAAAACTACTCTcaatgtaatgttaatgattttctttatttaatattattcaaatttttaccTACATCTATTTATATACTCTAATCATGATCCCTCAAGTGAAAAAgcctaatttatttaatattttccctAATCCCTTAGAagaataaactaaataaattgCATTAGAAATAGAGATGCATAAAACAGGCTAAACAATATCATTCTATCCCTAGACATGAAACATTTAGATGTCATTTCCCAATTCTCAGAAGATAAACATTTCCCAATAACTAAATCATAAAACAAATACATGAATATAGGTGATCAAACCACAATCAGTAAAATCAAGCACAGAAAACaggcaataaaaattaaaataacattaaatcgataataggaaaaaaattatatcatgaaCGTTTGGTTGCTAGGCTCCCAACAATGAGAAGTTTAATCTGTTATTGTCATGAGAGGTTTTACAATTGCAAGGGGTTGATGAGGAGAGAAGAAGAACAATAGGGATGGAGATGAAGGGAAGAAATGACTTTTAGGTTTGTTTCTCCTATTTGGAAGACTCTAATTTCGTGGATATTCAATGTAAAGCTTTGTGTCTCGATATATCTCTTTCTTTTGCTCCCTCCTCTTTTTATAGGTGAAGTCAGTTTAAAATTTACACAATCTCGCGCTAAGCACGAccgttgcgcttagcgagtgagtTGGTGATCACGCGTTTAGCGCGCGACTCGCACTAAGCACGCCTTCACGTATTATCTGCTTCTACATGTGACTTCTATGCGCTAAGTGAGTGTTGCACGTTGAGTGAGAGTCTTCAGATCTTTAACTTCTCTTTCAAGCTTTCTTGTGTGTTTATGTAACAAATACACCATGGCTACTTTCCACCTCCCCGCCAACAACAAGCCCAACGCGTCTTCCTCTGACCTCTACTTCTCCCACCACCTGGGCTCTGACGACATTAGCTCCGTCTACCTCGCCAAACTCAACGATGACTCCCTCTCAGTCATGTTTGCCACCAAGGTCATGGTTTCCCCAATGACACCAAAGGATGTGCGACATCTATTTGATAGTTGGGTAGCTGATGCATGCCACTTATTTGATGATACAGGCTAGGTAGCAGATGCAACAATGTGTAAGCACCACACACCCAACGACGAGGACTATCTTGAGTGCTCGAGCGTGCGTGACTTCATTACAAAGCCAAAGTTGGTGTTCTTCTTGATGTCCACGATGGCGGTGAAAGTGAAGTTAAGACTTGAGAGgtcagtttttgtgttttgtgaCTCCATCGTTACGGTCTCCATAAGTGACGGAACCAAAATTGGGGGTGATTTGGGAGAAGATAGAGTAGGTGTGAGAGCGGATAATCGATAAAAGATAACGTCGAGTTTGGTAGCCATCTTTGGAGTCTTGGTGGTCATGGTGGATTTGTGATTGTTCATAACAGTAGATGTTTGTTTTCGGCTTCTTTGGTCTCCAAAATCACGCATCGTTGGGGAACGTCGGCGCTTCTTGCATTGATAGACAATAAATGACAGTTAGCTATTAATACGTACTATTTATGTAGATAAATAGAAActgaaaaagaaacaatttcATATAACTTGGCACGCGTCATGAGGAGGAGGGACTGACAAATAACAATCGCTTGGGGAAGGTATGAACTATTGCACGGTGCGTAAATTCATAGACTAGTTCAACTTTTCCTTGtgtagaaactagaaagagGGGTAGATGTGCGAAGGTAAAAAACCATACCACGCAAAACctccatatattatatatagaagaaagataaagacaaaaactTATACAAGAATATTCAATTTTCTATTGTGCATTTTTAATGGGATTATTTCCCCCAAAATAATCCTTTCTAATTAAACGTGCTAGATATAAAGGAAGAAGCCtataaattagtaattatttgCAAGTGGTGAATTTGCAGGTGACATTTCCAGCACCAGAATTGGCCCTCTTGAAGCGTAGAGCAGTAAGCAGGACACTCCTAGTGGAGCCCATCAAAGCCAAATTCATGTGTTGGACGACGCCGAGTGGATGATAAGAAAATTGAAAGCTGTTATAGGAGTTAAGAAGTGCTGTGATCCCTTCTCTGAGAAGAGTCCTGTAAGGGTCTCCTCTCCCTTTCAACCCATGCCACAGTGTAATGTCTGTTCCGTATCTCCTCGCCGCAACCATTCCAAATGCCACTGCTACTTTTGTGTCCCCGTTCACACCCCTCCAGTAGCATTTGTATTCTGGCAGTGTCCACTTCctgaaaatttacaaatttattcaTTAAACTTGTTTATCAAAGCCATGATTATGATTTCTAGAAGGacaacttaaatatatattaacacgGGTATTGTTAAtcacattgattaaaaaatttaaatgaaaaaatatatattatataaatcataaaaaaatttatatttcttcaataaaaatatttttagtttaagttttttaattaatgtctttaaaatactaattaatatttttctattaacaTTAGTACACTGTATAACGTTTGTTAAGTTCTTCCGTGGCGCCCCTATTTTAAGTAGACCTAAATAGTGACACTGCTAATTCAATTTCTAGTCAAACACATGCATTGACACATGAGGTGACGAGGGATGCTTTCATTTGTCCTACCCAAATATGTGCACATATAAAACTAGCTAGTCATGCTTTAATGTGATAGGCAAGTATATATATAGGTGATTTAATTAGTTTCAACAACTATTAGAGAGTGTTATTATGAACCAATGTCGGAAGTTAAATATTAACCTTGGTTAGTCGgatataaagtataaacttaCTCTGACGGACATGCTGAAGCTTCTGCAAAAATCACTGGTGGCAGAGGAGGCAGTGATGGCAGGGGAGGCAATGATGGCAGGGGTGGTAGTGATGGCAGGGGTGGCAGGGGTGGCAATGGCGGCAATGGCGGAAATCCTGGTACTGGAGGTAGATTGAAATGTGGTGGAGGCTTGGTTGGTGTGTCTGGTGCTGGGACTGGGTTGGAAGATGTAGAACAGTACTGCATGGGTTGTGCAGGCTGAGCAAGGAGAGAATCCACTGTATACATCTCCATGTCAAACATCCTAAACATGAGTTTTGGATTTTGTGAAGGACCAGCCACTTCACCACAACCCGTTGACCCTTGACCACTGCCCGAGACATGGGCAGAACAACCACTCAAGTCGGGTGCGCCATCGAACCTCATTGTATAGCTTCCAAACCAGTTTGTTGTTTCTTCTCTTGACATTGTAATTTGTCCATTACTGTCAGCACAGGACAGAGTTACTTTTGCACCTGTATCAAGCAAGAAGGAGCAtggcaataaaaaaatgtggatTGTGACCAAGCATCATTTATCATCTTAATGACACCTGTAATCTTTTCAAACTTCATTTATTGGAAGAAGAAAGTAAGGGGTTGACTTGTCCATACTTTTTATCTACCCAAAGACCGTTAGGCGGCACTTACTAAAGCTAAGAGGCAAAAATGATTCTTTCACTTCACATTTCACAAGATCTGAGCAAGGGAGATAAAAAGCAGATAAATGTTATTGGTACATAAATTTTTacctcaaaatttataaatgaaagaaaagggagaagaatACAAGGTGTATAATATCTATATAAGAGGTGTGAACTGTGAATTACAAATCAaccttaataattattataaagtcAATAAGTGTattaaacaatattataaaaaattaatctatctttagaatttgacaaaataattatttaaaaaaaatactaaatttaacAGTCAGTCAGCACCATTTGTATTCTGTAGAAAAAAAGTCAGGCgtaaacatttttcaaaacatatttaaaaaagattgtGAATAACAATAACCAATCACTTGAAAACAGAATGTTTCGTGCATGTGGGTGGAGTACATTACTTCAAGTTCCAACCAGAgacaagaacaaaaatgttgaaGGATTTAGATCTCACCATTAATAGGATAATCGAAAAGGGATCTCTGTCCGTCTTTGCATTGGTCACAGAAGACAGTGCCAGTGACCATGGTGTCTGCCTGCGTTCCATCAATGGCCACTGAAAGAATGAGAAATGCTGCAAAGAAAAGCTTCTCCGGTAAGTCCATGAATACAACTGGAAGCTCACTGAGCAAAAGCAAAGAACTAAGAAATGGATTTGAGGGATCAGAACGTGAAGAATACTTAAATAGCTGAATGCTAGCGAGGAAAAAAGTGAATTGAATAAGCACTAAATGGAGGCTCATTTCTTAGTTCTAACCTTCAACTGCTACATTTAATGCTGTATTGTaccaaaaatcattttcaaatgcGATTGAAAGTTTGAAGACAGTACGGTATTCATTAATGTTAGATGCTAAGAGTCGAAATAGCTACCGTGTagaaaatttaacatattacgCTAATGTTGGTAATAATTCaccattccttttttttattaggaaaaaaataaggatTATTAACAGTTCAATGAGTTCATTCTAATAAGATTATTAAACTCAAGAGTTTAAATAGATTTGTGAGAGTTTCATATTCAAACTTATAGACCCGTGAGAGTTCCATACTCGACTTGTAGACtcataacatataaaaataataacaaaatatctataaataacatactaattaaacatttcaataatataataaaacaaaatagtaaattatgAAGTTCaagatatttaaataaccaagtctagtaataatacatcactCCTGGATAATAACTTGTAGAGGTTATAATAGTGGTATATCATTCTCATAGaggatttgatgttattaaagaaTAAGGATGtgatattattaaaggtgaAAATTTGTATTTAAGAATAACACGCTAAATGAAAATATGTTGAAGGTTAAATAgacagaaaacaacaaaaaatgacttacattttgacctaatttttttaacttgttaattCGTTGACTCAATGAATTTGTCGAGAGTCTattaaaaaagagtttactcaagagtCAATTCGCAGAGAACAAGTGGactcgtaaactcgtaagagttagcgagttaactcgagagtttgataaccatggattgtaatataaaaaatgtggtaaatttatgaagaaaatttgttcttaataactcttttttcttgtattttaaattatccCAGAAGTTTTAAATGAAAAGATCGTTACTTCCTCATCATGTGTGTAATTTGAATCTACTTTACATGGTTTATCAATTATGAGAAAgagtattgttttttttacgaATATAGAAGTATTCTTTTCACATGTTTTACAAAGTTTTTTTGTACAATTTTTACAGAGTTGTTTGATAATATGTCATTATATtttctaaagatttttttttacgataTTGTATAAgagtaagttttatttattttttatttttttactttgaagtATAGAGGTTTATTTAAAAGTAAGTTTGATCCTCGTTGCtgtcaatgtaaaaaaaagtataaaagttTTAAGATAATTTCCGGAACCAACAGGTTTAAAAGAAAACTCTTATGAAAGTTTTGAAGGAATTATGAATGAGAAAATAATATAGAATGAACAGGCAAATCTTCagatttaattaaagaaattcgATCGGTCCAGCTGCTCCTTCAGGAGCGGCACTCGTTTATACTATaaattgactttttttaaaagcaaatcaTGTCATGTACAGGACAATTAATTCCACATAGTGAGGACCATACAAACAATGCACGAAGCCAGGAAGGGAAAATACGGTGATTCATGGCGGAATGTCACGGTTAGAATTACTAGTAAGACAGTAATCATGTGTTATGGAAGCATACGTGGGGGGTTCTAATTTCTATGAGCTGATGGTGCCATGGCGGTACGTACTTTATGAGTATTTAGTGAGCCGTCGAGGTAGCCAGAAACattaatggaaaaataaaaatccccAACTGTCGGAAAAATAAGCTCCTTGTGTGAACTGTATCTTGTTCAAATTTAGTAAACTTTTCTACTTTCCAACCACAAGATCACATGTTAATGCCAGGATTTATTAGTTCCACACTATTGTTGTATACAGCCTGATTATATCTGTACTCCAATCATTCTTTTAATCTATAGCTTTACaaagtaattttgttttattttatctgtttttttttaatatatgaaacatgatttatttttaagtttttattactGATATTTGAATTCTGaacaaaattatcaattatcaaaaatataaataagatattAGTTTCTTTGGGGAAAATTACCCAAAACGCAGAAGGGGTATATAAGTAAAAATGGTATTCCAAAAGCAATTCCCTTGAGTTCATTTTGTTTCGAGTTGAAAGAAAACTATATCCACCAACTAATAACTAATCCACAGTTGCTACAAAAGATCATgctaacaataaatttaaatgctCGTTAACCGAAATCAACATATTAATACCTGATCAATAAAAGAATCAATAGAATCAGGTAACTGAATAACAAGTACGATCGAGCTAACGTCCTACAAAAAAAGCAGGAAAGAAACACATTGCACTGGCTATCATGGATGATAAAACATACCATGAAATCACTCTTAAGAGTGTTGCAATGTGGTAGCAATCCCCATTTCAGTTTGAAAAAGATTGCTTGAATCGCGATTAGCGAATCACACATTGTATAAGATGGTTCCTATGGTAGTTGTATACAATAGCCTGCAAATAGTCAGAAAACTATAGCATCACAAGCAATCTACACTGCAATGCTCCAAATCATGAATCCACTAGGTTTATACCATTGTATTATTGCTAGATGCTAGTAGAATAGGTTCTCTTACGTCAATCTCGGGAAAAGTCACTTTTCAACATAATCTGAACCATGTAAAAGGTTCAGGTGTCCATCCTCAATGCGCTTTACCAAGTCCTCACCAATGTACCATGTTAAGGACCCTGCATCAAATAGCAATTCAAAGTAATCACTGGATCAGGTTTACTCCCTGTAAATTAAGAAATCTCTTTCTGCTGCGAGAGATTCTATGCACAATTGATAATTACAGGAAATAAGAAGATACAATCACGAATCCATAATTCAAGGGATTTCGGCCTGGacacatttcaaacaaaaaataaattgatgatTGGTAATTAGGCATGCGCAATTGATTGAAAGTAACATGTAATTTGTACCTTGTTTGTTGGATTGTTCTTGTTCTCTTGTCGCATGCAATAAGATTGTTCCTGAAAGAACAATGACAAATCCACATATCTCAGAGGCTATGCTACCTGCACTCTGCTCAGAccaatcctgcacagaaaattAAAGCAACCAAAAAGTCAAGCTTTCAACAAAAGAAGACCTTCCATATAGCACCAAATGAATCCAAGAATATGAATATGTCATGATACCTTAAACATTATCACACTAGCAATAATGGTCAGAGTTGTGAACATGACATAATATACGGGAGAGACAATTGCGGTGTTAAATGTATCCAGTGCCTGAAACATAGTTCCATAGTGCCAAAATGTTCAAGATTAGTTACAAGATCAAGGAAACTAAGATAGGCCTTAGATCTCTGATAGGAAAAGCCATATTAGGGCAGTAAAAACAACAGTATTGAAATAAGAAAACTTTAGATCAAAGACACATGCCGAAAGATTAACAGAGTACCATTTAAAAGATTTGGCTTCATACTTCTAAGAATTAATTTGAATGGGTTGTTTATTTAAGTTTGTATCAAGTGCAAGAACTCAATATTTTCATGCACAAAAATGTGAAAATTCTAAAGATTGATCTGATGCCAACTACATTTATAGTTTCTTATCAAATTATCAAGCACAACGTATCGTTTTCCACTCTCAATAATTTTACACCATAGGTTAAATGTAATTAACTAGTAAAGTGGGTCCAATTGATAATATACTTTACAGAAAATGCTATTGCCTCGCATATTTTggctataatatatataactcCTTAAATTGCACTACTAAAACCTCTTCAGAAAAGATTTTGAAAAGATGATGAGGCATCTGCAGGTCATATATAGCATGCACATCAGCACATAGATAGTCAGTCAATCAACACAAGCTTCTACCTCAACCAATACTGAACAAAGAGAGCAGACAGCAATTTGTGGAATGCTTaaacaaatatagaaaaaggtgACCTTCAATACATTGATGAACAATAATATATGGTTTTGCATGAGGCTAAATTTGATAACTAAGCACTCACCTTGTTCAGGTAATTCAACTGTGTAATGATACATATGACAGTCACGGTAAGAAAAAACCAAGTTTGAGGATATGTTAATTGACTTGTTCCCTCCAATGTAAGCTTGATTGCGATCCCTATGGCTTTTGTGCTCATAACCTGAATAGTTTAGTTAGTTTGTGAATTACAATATCAATATGAAGCTTCCATCAAAGTGATTGGCGAAAACAAAAGTACCAAAAGTGAGCCAATTAACGAGCAAATTCCCAAGTAAACCAGCATATTTGTCTGTCCGTAGCGAGGTTCAAAATGCAAAATCAAGGCTAAAACTACCGAAACTGCCGCCGCCACATAAACTAGAAAtactgaagaaaaaaagagagattatGAGAAACACCACTTTATGGACCGGAAATGAACTTATTATAAgagtgaaaaataagaaaaacaaacacgGTTGAGTGGCGAGATCCCATATTTCTTGGACAGAATTTAAAGCATGCTCTTGAGGTGCATGGATGACAATGAGAACTGAACCCACAATGCAGAAGACACATCCCAAAATGCCCATCTTCTGAAGCTTTTCCTTGAGCAAGAAGTGAGCCAAAACAGCACTATATATCCAGATAGATAAAGATGGGGTTGAGTGAGTTTGAAAAGAAAGTCATACTAAGAGTGATGAGAAGTGTTGTTAATATAATACCTGACAATAATACTTAGTGCACCAAGGGGAGTAACGAGAAGTGCAGGAGCATATATATAAGCGACAAAATTTGCAACCTCCCCAATAAGCACTGTGAGGAATTAGAAAGAGTTGGTGTTAGTGAGAAAGCATAGTAAGAGTCTAACAGAGAGAGCGAgtgagttagttagttacttgTAAGCATGCCAGCCCACCAAAGTGGCTGGAGTAGATAAGAATAGCCGCCAACTCCTGCGCGAGTGCCGTGGGTGGCAGCCTGCTTAAGACCCTTctttttgaggacgaagcttgcTCCTATGAACACACCCGATGCCACAGCAAGAACCAAACCCTTTGAGTTCTCTGCAATCCCCATCACTATCACTATCACTCTCACTCTAACGCTCTCTACACACTTCACcactttttcatcatttttttttcctccgcGGAACCTTCCTCTCCTGCTTCGCGACAACGTACGCCTTCATTCTTGCTTCGCGGAACCTCATTTCTCTATTTCTTTACTTACGTACGCTACAATCATAAATTtatctcaatatttttaaaattaattacaacacTATTCATATCATACCTTTCTGCCTATAAGTTTCTAATTTATGCAATTGCAGGGTTTCAAATAGCATGAAcatcatttta encodes the following:
- the LOC100795670 gene encoding probable magnesium transporter NIPA6, yielding MGIAENSKGLVLAVASGVFIGASFVLKKKGLKQAATHGTRAGVGGYSYLLQPLWWAGMLTMLIGEVANFVAYIYAPALLVTPLGALSIIVSAVLAHFLLKEKLQKMGILGCVFCIVGSVLIVIHAPQEHALNSVQEIWDLATQPLFLVYVAAAVSVVLALILHFEPRYGQTNMLVYLGICSLIGSLLVMSTKAIGIAIKLTLEGTSQLTYPQTWFFLTVTVICIITQLNYLNKALDTFNTAIVSPVYYVMFTTLTIIASVIMFKDWSEQSAGSIASEICGFVIVLSGTILLHATREQEQSNKQGSLTWYIGEDLVKRIEDGHLNLLHGSDYVEK
- the LOC100780626 gene encoding uncharacterized protein — translated: MDLPEKLFFAAFLILSVAIDGTQADTMVTGTVFCDQCKDGQRSLFDYPINGAKVTLSCADSNGQITMSREETTNWFGSYTMRFDGAPDLSGCSAHVSGSGQGSTGCGEVAGPSQNPKLMFRMFDMEMYTVDSLLAQPAQPMQYCSTSSNPVPAPDTPTKPPPHFNLPPVPGFPPLPPLPPLPPLPSLPPLPSLPPLPSLPPLPPVIFAEASACPSEKWTLPEYKCYWRGVNGDTKVAVAFGMVAARRYGTDITLWHGLKGRGDPYRTLLREGITALLNSYNSFQFSYHPLGVVQHMNLALMGSTRSVLLTALRFKRANSGAGNVTCKFTTCK